A DNA window from Daucus carota subsp. sativus chromosome 3, DH1 v3.0, whole genome shotgun sequence contains the following coding sequences:
- the LOC108211109 gene encoding uncharacterized protein LOC108211109 — protein MKMKLIHCALRSFNVGLPHKLRTFGTRFGVRAFSAGAQANESNNKFETRDDFEQRIFGGFTGNSLNDSPSQQSFFRKLDRAERAHNNSDYGSSGGRFNLDNRSEIFDDLDESFNTLSDGMDDKLKEAATCYDAPEILEDPEYEYRPDVNWSQIGDTYELRDLDIRKPGIWEPNKREEFETTTEEVLRKANFRNVRFLANFITNAGIIIKRSQTKISAKAQRKVAREIKTARAFGLMPFTTMGTKHFRYGKTMESLDADYEFETYDTSYNFVNEEASQAL, from the exons ATGAAGATGAAGCTTATTCATTGTGCATTGAGGTCTTTCAATGTTGGGTTGCCTCATAAGTTGAGAACTTTCGGGACCCGTTTCGGGGTTAGGGCTTTTTCAGCAG GTGCTCAGGCCAATGAAAGTAATAACAAATTTGAGACTCGAGATGACTTTGAGCAGCGAATATTTGGAGGTTTCACTGGGAATAGCTTGAATGACAGTCCAAGTCAGCAGTCTTTCTTCCGAAAGCTAGATAGGGCTGAGAGGGCTCACAATAATTCTGATTATGGCAGTTCTGGTGGCAGATTTAATTTGGATAACAGATCAGAAATTTTTGATGATCTGGATGAGAGTTTTAACACCTTGTCAGATGGAATGGATGATAAGTTAAAAGAAGCTGCTACTTGCTACGATGCTCCTGAAATTCTTGAAGATCCAGAATATGAGTACAGGCCGGACGTAAACTGGAGTCAAATTGGGGACACTTATGAACTCAGG GATCTGGATATTAGAAAACCAGGCATATGGGAACCTAATAAAAGGGAGGAATTTGAAACAACAACAGAGGAAGTTCTGAGAAAAGCTAATTTCAGG AATGTGAGATTCCTTGCCAACTTCATAACAAATGCTGGAATTATCATCAAGAGGAGCCAG ACCAAAATTAGTGCAAAAGCCCAGCGAAAGGTGGCCAGAGAAATCAAAACAGCTCGAGCTTTTGGTTTAATGCCCTTCACTACAATGGGGACAAAGCACTTTAGATATGGAAAGACAATGGAGAGCCTTGATGCAGATTATGAATTTGAGACATATGACACCAGTTACAACTTTGTTAACGAAGAAGCGAGCCAAGCTCTTTGA